The Rufibacter sp. DG15C region CCGGCGTGCTTAAGTAAATTAGTAGCCATTTCAGTGACCACTAGGTTTACCCGGCCAATCTCAGCCTCCGTAAAGCCAATAGTCTCCGCTACCTTGCCAATGTCTCTCCTGACAATGTTGAGGAAGCTCCTGTCTGCTAACAGAAAATGTTGGTGTGCGTCAAAATTAAAGTCCATTTTTCCACCGGATTATGGTGACTGTGGTTCCTTTGCCAGGCTCGCTTTTGATGTCAAATTCATTCACAAGCCGTTTGGCGCCCGGTAAGCCCAAGCCTAAACTCTTTCCAGTTGAATAACCATCTTTCATGGCTAAGGTTATGTCTTGTATGCCGGGCCCCTCGTCAATGAACGACAGGCGCACGCCAGGTATGCTATTGCGGCTCACCACTTCTAGATGGGTGATGCCGCCGCCGCCGTACCTAAGCATGTTGCGTACCAGCTCACTGGCGGCCGTCATGAGCTTGGTCTGGTTGACCAGACTCATGCCTATCTTGGTGGCTATTTCTTTGATGCGGTTCCTGAACAGAATCACATCCTGTTCTTTCTGGATGGGAAGCTTCTCCTTAGATAAAACTATCATAGAGGCCCTCTTCATCTGCATCGTGGTGGCCTATTTTAGTGCTTAATAGTTCCATGCCCTGCTCTACGTCCAAAGCAGTGTGTACACCAGAAAGGGTAAGCCCCAGTTCTACCAGCGTAATGGCTACCGCCGGTTGCATGCCCACCACCACCGTAGCCGCGTCCATAATCTTAGACATAGACGCAATGTTGCCCAGTATGCGGCCCATAAAGGAGTCTACTATACTTACGGCAGAAATATCAATCAGTACCCCTTTGGCTTCGGTTTTGCTCACCATGTTGATGAGGTCGTTCTCCAGGGTAAGGGCCAGCCGGTCATACAAGTCCACTTGAATGGTGACCAGCAGAAAGGCCCCCATTTTTAGAATAGGAATTCTTTCCATAAACGCGTGCTGTTAAAACCCGAAACCCTTGTTGCCGCCCACTTGGCTACCTTGTGCACCGCGCATCACTTGAATGTTCAACATAGAGAAGGACATTTTCAAGGCACTGGCCAGAGAAGCTTTGGTGTAGATGTTGGT contains the following coding sequences:
- a CDS encoding anti-sigma regulatory factor — translated: MIVLSKEKLPIQKEQDVILFRNRIKEIATKIGMSLVNQTKLMTAASELVRNMLRYGGGGITHLEVVSRNSIPGVRLSFIDEGPGIQDITLAMKDGYSTGKSLGLGLPGAKRLVNEFDIKSEPGKGTTVTIIRWKNGL
- a CDS encoding STAS domain-containing protein, which encodes MERIPILKMGAFLLVTIQVDLYDRLALTLENDLINMVSKTEAKGVLIDISAVSIVDSFMGRILGNIASMSKIMDAATVVVGMQPAVAITLVELGLTLSGVHTALDVEQGMELLSTKIGHHDADEEGLYDSFI